One Betta splendens chromosome 8, fBetSpl5.4, whole genome shotgun sequence DNA segment encodes these proteins:
- the wipi2 gene encoding WD repeat domain phosphoinositide-interacting protein 2 isoform X1, whose translation MNLASQSGDVGGSQLLFANFNQDNTSLAVGTKSGYKFFSLSSVDKLEQIYECTDTEDVCIVERLFSSSLVAIVSLKAPRKLKVCHFKKGTEICNYSYSNTILAVKLNRQRLIVCLEESLYIHNIRDMKVLHTIRETPPNPSGLCSLSISNDNCYLAYPGSATIGEVQVFDTVNLRAANMIPAHDSPLAALAFDASGTKLATASEKGTVIRVFSIPEGQKLFEFRRGVKRCVSICSLAFSMEGLYLSASSNTETVHIFKLETQKEKYVPAEEPTTWGGYLGKVLMASTTYLPSQVTEMFTQGRAFATVRLPFCGHKNICALAVIQKIPRLLVAAADGYLYLYNLDPQEGGECTLMKQHRLDGSTEPPNEILEQGSHDRPLVAQTYSAAATKGYCEEQGAVGGAGLEDDLSDLRLEEENEQPPLILETD comes from the exons ATGAACCTGGCTAGTCAAAGCGGGGACGTTGGCGGAAGCCAGCTCCTCTTCGCCAACTTCAACCAGGACAACAC GTCCTTGGCTGTTGGCACCAAGTCCGGATAcaaatttttctctctgtcctctgtggaCAAGTTGGAGCAGATATATGAATGTA cgGACACAGAGGATGTTTGCATTGTGGAGCGTCTGTTCTCCAGCAGTCTGGTGGCCATCGTGAGCCTGAAGGCCCCCAGGAAGCTCAAAGTCTGTCACTTCAAAAAGGGAACTGAGATCTGCAACTACTCGTATTCCAACACCATCCTTGCAGTCAAACTCAACAGACAG AGACTGATTGTGTGTCTGGAAGAGTCACTTTACATTCACAACATCCGAGATATGAAAGTGCTGCACACTATCAGAGAGACTCCACCGAACCCTTCAG gatTGTGTTCTCTTTCCATTAGCAATGATAACTGTTACCTGGCGTATCCCGGCAGCGCTACAATAGGCGAAGTTCAAGTCTTTGACACCGTGAACCTG AGAGCCGCTAACATGATTCCAGCCCATGACAGCCCATTAGCGGCTTTGGCTTTTGATGCCAGTGGAACCAAACTGGCCACGGCCTCAGAGAAG GGCACAGTCATTCGTGTCTTCTCAATCCCGGAGGGACAGAAACTCTTTGAGTTTCGAAGAGGAGTCAAGAG GTGCGTGAGCATCTGTTCGCTGGCTTTCAGCATGGAAGGCCTGTACCTGTCTGCCTCCAGCAACACAGAGACGGTCCACATCTTCAAACTAGAGACACAGAAGGAGAAGTATGT GCCTGCAGAGGAGCCCACCACGTGGGGCGGCTACCTGGGCAAGGTCCTGATGGCGTCCACCACCTACCTGCCTTCCCAGGTCACAGAGATGTTCACACAGGGACGAGCCTTCGCCACCGTGCGACTGCCCTTCTGTGGCCACAAGAACATCTGCGCCTTAGCTGT GATCCAGAAAATCCCCAGATTATTGGTTGCAGCAGCGGATGGGTATTTGTATCTGTACAACCTGGATCCACAAGAGGGAGGAGAGTGCACACTCATGAAGCAGCACag GTTAGACGGCAGCACTGAGCCGCCTAATGAAATCCTTGAGCAGGGATCACATGATCGCCCACTTGTGGCCCAAACCTACAGTGCTGCTGCGACTAAAG GTTACTGCGAAGAACAGGGTGCCGTGGGGGGGGCGGGCTTAGAAGATGACCTCAGTGACTTGCGTTTGGAGGAAGAGAACGAGCAGCCGCCACTCATCCTGGAAACCGACTGA
- the wipi2 gene encoding WD repeat domain phosphoinositide-interacting protein 2 isoform X2: MNLASQSGDVGGSQLLFANFNQDNTSLAVGTKSGYKFFSLSSVDKLEQIYECTDTEDVCIVERLFSSSLVAIVSLKAPRKLKVCHFKKGTEICNYSYSNTILAVKLNRQRLIVCLEESLYIHNIRDMKVLHTIRETPPNPSGLCSLSISNDNCYLAYPGSATIGEVQVFDTVNLRAANMIPAHDSPLAALAFDASGTKLATASEKGTVIRVFSIPEGQKLFEFRRGVKRCVSICSLAFSMEGLYLSASSNTETVHIFKLETQKEKPAEEPTTWGGYLGKVLMASTTYLPSQVTEMFTQGRAFATVRLPFCGHKNICALAVIQKIPRLLVAAADGYLYLYNLDPQEGGECTLMKQHRLDGSTEPPNEILEQGSHDRPLVAQTYSAAATKGYCEEQGAVGGAGLEDDLSDLRLEEENEQPPLILETD; the protein is encoded by the exons ATGAACCTGGCTAGTCAAAGCGGGGACGTTGGCGGAAGCCAGCTCCTCTTCGCCAACTTCAACCAGGACAACAC GTCCTTGGCTGTTGGCACCAAGTCCGGATAcaaatttttctctctgtcctctgtggaCAAGTTGGAGCAGATATATGAATGTA cgGACACAGAGGATGTTTGCATTGTGGAGCGTCTGTTCTCCAGCAGTCTGGTGGCCATCGTGAGCCTGAAGGCCCCCAGGAAGCTCAAAGTCTGTCACTTCAAAAAGGGAACTGAGATCTGCAACTACTCGTATTCCAACACCATCCTTGCAGTCAAACTCAACAGACAG AGACTGATTGTGTGTCTGGAAGAGTCACTTTACATTCACAACATCCGAGATATGAAAGTGCTGCACACTATCAGAGAGACTCCACCGAACCCTTCAG gatTGTGTTCTCTTTCCATTAGCAATGATAACTGTTACCTGGCGTATCCCGGCAGCGCTACAATAGGCGAAGTTCAAGTCTTTGACACCGTGAACCTG AGAGCCGCTAACATGATTCCAGCCCATGACAGCCCATTAGCGGCTTTGGCTTTTGATGCCAGTGGAACCAAACTGGCCACGGCCTCAGAGAAG GGCACAGTCATTCGTGTCTTCTCAATCCCGGAGGGACAGAAACTCTTTGAGTTTCGAAGAGGAGTCAAGAG GTGCGTGAGCATCTGTTCGCTGGCTTTCAGCATGGAAGGCCTGTACCTGTCTGCCTCCAGCAACACAGAGACGGTCCACATCTTCAAACTAGAGACACAGAAGGAGAA GCCTGCAGAGGAGCCCACCACGTGGGGCGGCTACCTGGGCAAGGTCCTGATGGCGTCCACCACCTACCTGCCTTCCCAGGTCACAGAGATGTTCACACAGGGACGAGCCTTCGCCACCGTGCGACTGCCCTTCTGTGGCCACAAGAACATCTGCGCCTTAGCTGT GATCCAGAAAATCCCCAGATTATTGGTTGCAGCAGCGGATGGGTATTTGTATCTGTACAACCTGGATCCACAAGAGGGAGGAGAGTGCACACTCATGAAGCAGCACag GTTAGACGGCAGCACTGAGCCGCCTAATGAAATCCTTGAGCAGGGATCACATGATCGCCCACTTGTGGCCCAAACCTACAGTGCTGCTGCGACTAAAG GTTACTGCGAAGAACAGGGTGCCGTGGGGGGGGCGGGCTTAGAAGATGACCTCAGTGACTTGCGTTTGGAGGAAGAGAACGAGCAGCCGCCACTCATCCTGGAAACCGACTGA
- the wipi2 gene encoding WD repeat domain phosphoinositide-interacting protein 2 isoform X3, protein MNLASQSGDVGGSQLLFANFNQDNTSLAVGTKSGYKFFSLSSVDKLEQIYECTDTEDVCIVERLFSSSLVAIVSLKAPRKLKVCHFKKGTEICNYSYSNTILAVKLNRQRLIVCLEESLYIHNIRDMKVLHTIRETPPNPSGLCSLSISNDNCYLAYPGSATIGEVQVFDTVNLRAANMIPAHDSPLAALAFDASGTKLATASEKGTVIRVFSIPEGQKLFEFRRGVKRCVSICSLAFSMEGLYLSASSNTETVHIFKLETQKEKYVPAEEPTTWGGYLGKVLMASTTYLPSQVTEMFTQGRAFATVRLPFCGHKNICALAVIQKIPRLLVAAADGYLYLYNLDPQEGGECTLMKQHRLDGSTEPPNEILEQGSHDRPLVAQTYSAAATKGLWKSIFDF, encoded by the exons ATGAACCTGGCTAGTCAAAGCGGGGACGTTGGCGGAAGCCAGCTCCTCTTCGCCAACTTCAACCAGGACAACAC GTCCTTGGCTGTTGGCACCAAGTCCGGATAcaaatttttctctctgtcctctgtggaCAAGTTGGAGCAGATATATGAATGTA cgGACACAGAGGATGTTTGCATTGTGGAGCGTCTGTTCTCCAGCAGTCTGGTGGCCATCGTGAGCCTGAAGGCCCCCAGGAAGCTCAAAGTCTGTCACTTCAAAAAGGGAACTGAGATCTGCAACTACTCGTATTCCAACACCATCCTTGCAGTCAAACTCAACAGACAG AGACTGATTGTGTGTCTGGAAGAGTCACTTTACATTCACAACATCCGAGATATGAAAGTGCTGCACACTATCAGAGAGACTCCACCGAACCCTTCAG gatTGTGTTCTCTTTCCATTAGCAATGATAACTGTTACCTGGCGTATCCCGGCAGCGCTACAATAGGCGAAGTTCAAGTCTTTGACACCGTGAACCTG AGAGCCGCTAACATGATTCCAGCCCATGACAGCCCATTAGCGGCTTTGGCTTTTGATGCCAGTGGAACCAAACTGGCCACGGCCTCAGAGAAG GGCACAGTCATTCGTGTCTTCTCAATCCCGGAGGGACAGAAACTCTTTGAGTTTCGAAGAGGAGTCAAGAG GTGCGTGAGCATCTGTTCGCTGGCTTTCAGCATGGAAGGCCTGTACCTGTCTGCCTCCAGCAACACAGAGACGGTCCACATCTTCAAACTAGAGACACAGAAGGAGAAGTATGT GCCTGCAGAGGAGCCCACCACGTGGGGCGGCTACCTGGGCAAGGTCCTGATGGCGTCCACCACCTACCTGCCTTCCCAGGTCACAGAGATGTTCACACAGGGACGAGCCTTCGCCACCGTGCGACTGCCCTTCTGTGGCCACAAGAACATCTGCGCCTTAGCTGT GATCCAGAAAATCCCCAGATTATTGGTTGCAGCAGCGGATGGGTATTTGTATCTGTACAACCTGGATCCACAAGAGGGAGGAGAGTGCACACTCATGAAGCAGCACag GTTAGACGGCAGCACTGAGCCGCCTAATGAAATCCTTGAGCAGGGATCACATGATCGCCCACTTGTGGCCCAAACCTACAGTGCTGCTGCGACTAAAG GACTGTGGAAGTCAATATTTGACTTTTGA
- the mmd2a gene encoding monocyte to macrophage differentiation factor 2a — protein sequence MDFKRTKFGRFMNCRVPSCKRYQPTEYEHAANCATHGLWILPSMVGGSVLYFLSVDRWHRVAAGLYGSGLTGLFITSTLFHAAAWKIGHLRSLEQRFHMCDRMAIYFFIAASYCPWLMLRELGPWTCHMRWLIWVMACVGSAYVAFFHERYKLLELLGYVAMGAVPALVVLSMVERAGVCELAAGGVFYAVGVVFFKSDGLVPFAHAIWHLFVAAGAGIHYYAIWRYLYVAGPLLQTSR from the exons ATGGACTTCAAGAGGACAAAATTCGGAAG GTTCATGAACTGCCGGGTTCCATCCTGTAAGAGATACCAGCCCACAGAGTACGAACACGCCGCCAACTGCGCCACGCACGGG cTCTGGATCCTCCCCAGCATGGTGGGCGGCTCTGTGctctacttcctgtctgtggacCGGTGGCACCGCGTCGCTGCCGGGCTCTACGGCAGCGGCCTCACCGGCCTCTTCATCACCTCCACGCTGTTCCACGCGGCCGCCTGGAAGATCGGCCACCTCAG GAGCCTGGAGCAGCGGTTCCACATGTGCGACCGAATGGCCATCTACTTCTTCATCGCCGCCTCCTACTGCCCCTG GCTGATGCTGCGGGAGCTGGGGCCCTGGACCTGCCACATGCGCTGGCTGATCTGGGTCATGGCCTGCGTGGGATCCGCGTACGTCGCCTTCTTCCATGAGAG gtacaagctgctggagctgctgggctaCGTGGCAATGGGAGCGGTTCCAGCGCTGGTCGTTCTGTCCATG GTGGAGCGTGCGGGCGTGTGCGAGCTGGCCGCCGGCGGCGTCTTCTACGCGGTGGGCGTGGTCTTCTTCAAGAGCGACGGCCTGGTGCCCTTCGCGCACGCCATCTGGCATCTGTTCGTGGCGGCCGGCGCAGGCATTCACTACTACGCCATCTGGAGGTACCTGTACGTCGCCGggccgctgctgcagacgtcCAGGTGA
- the ap5z1 gene encoding AP-5 complex subunit zeta-1 isoform X1: MYSHGSESLIKQAREIQEPELQKFYSRLVKLLQTKDLSHEAVDSLQRLHVILFATKFTRRLTSELQRRLLSLLSAPTELIQVLCSAVLRETLPLSGQELSYNQENISQLNSHVAALLLSRAGSRTELSSFCAQLLRSLECRQSEGPSHMFMHILPVLNAILTQSPECLTEDHVTLLSKKLVDWLRYASITQGGGASVGGFFTGPRSRQPVPIAELDGTVSGDFFTVLCVGQGFTEDQWMNVYSFSMLRNWLLTYHFVSTGIATADTANRLQLSLSLSHSFSNDDRSEVDGSVVSMVSATSSSSRLLPPKERLREKAFQYCQRLIEQSDRKTHRRIDTELQKVCLVEAVCILDCVCVQDASLVYRTFPCIKALFGRLSSDLSFARVLLPIAQFYLNHGEMAAVDCESVWKLVFGRFPAELFNDPFLAHELLRFLRLNLESLQLRVPQFTRSFPNLLKFLAWNSPAVVSDFVDLLPSLVTAGTAVELLHTLLDLPCLSATLVLQHRSVCLPISDAGGRSLISLDAFRSPAFRGLFLFLLREESGSGDTIDRLSTLHERLAEAADWPRVVQCAKTVPVLLHIFFNTVVTVADQKLLAHLILVMLERSSLLLNVPTYVRDVHRVFSCHLLRLCKQQPSLVVDQSHELLEFAGATANVYSKEEMYTHVVWVLGEYLSVSCDSRCSVRLITSCFETLEAVLFEITSSTQPSGSLHPAPRVITTLMSALAKLASRSHDLIPRVSLFLSKLRSVTRNGPVAWCSDEDDLVAIVTRGEELWSLLKTPGVAQSVLSPSAHVNTPQWHRDANVSMPLQMRALTSLTQSQTA, encoded by the exons ATGTACTCTCACGGTTCAGAGAGTTTAATTAAACAAGCCAG GGAGATTCAGGAGCCTGAGCTGCAGAAGTTCTACAGCCGcttggtgaagctgctgcagacgaaGGATCTCAGTCACGAGGCGGTGGACTCTCTGCAGAGGCTGCACGTTATCCTGTTTGCCACCAAATTCACCAGAAG GTTGACTTCAGAGCTTCAGAGGAGACTTTTATCGCTGCTCTCGGCACCAACAGAGCTGATTCAGGTGCTTTGCTCGGCTGTGCTCAGAGAAACGCTGCCTCTCTCTGGTCAGGAACTGAGCTACAACCAGGAGAACATTAGTCAGCTGAACAGCCATGTAGCGGCACTGCTCCTCTCACGG GCTGGATCTAGGACCGAGCTATCGTCTTTCTGCGCTCAGCTCCTTCGTAGCCTGGAATGCCGTCAATCAGAAGGGCCATCTCACATGTTCATGCACATCCTTCCGGTCCTCAACGCGATCCTGACGCAGAGCCCTGAGTGCCTCACTGAGG ATCACGTAACCCTGCTCAGTAAGAAGCTTGTTGATTGGCTGCGTTATGCGAGCATCACACAGGGAGGTGGAGCTTCCGTTGGAGGGTTTTTCACAGGACCCAGATCACGTCAG CCGGTGCCTATAGCAGAGCTGGATGGCACAGTGTCTGGGGACTTCTTCACAGTGCTGTGTGTGGGCCAAGGCTTCACTGAGGACCAGTGGATGAATGTTTATTCCTTTTCCATGCTGCGCAACTGGCTTCTCACCTACCACTTTGTTTCCACTGGTATCGCCACAGCTGACACTG CAAACAGGCTACAGCTCAGCCTTTCCCTCTCCCACTCCTTTTCAAATG ACGACCGATCGGAGGTGGACGGATCAGTGGTTTCCATGGTTTCTGCAACTTCCTCCTCCAGCCGACTGTTGCCCCCAAAGGAGCGCCTGAGAGAAAAGGCTTTCCAGTACTGCCAGCGGCTCATCGAACAGAGCGACCGCA aGACTCACAGGAGGAtagacacagagctgcagaaagtG TGCCTGGTGGAGGCTGTGTGCAtcctggactgtgtgtgtgtacaagacGCCTCGCTGGTTTACCGGACCTTCCCGTGCATTAAGGCGCTCTTTGGTCGGCTCAGCTCAGACCTGTCCTTTGCCAGAGTCCTTCTGCCCATAGCACAGTTCTACCTCAACCATG GTGAGATGGCAGCAGTGGATTGTGAGAGTGTGTGGAAGCTGGTGTTTGGCCGATTCCCTGCCGAGCTGTTCAATGACCCTTTCCTGGCACACGAGCTCCTGCGCTTCCTGCGCCTGAACCTTGAGAGCCTGCAGCTCCGAGTGCCACAGTTCACACGCTCCTTCCCAAACCTTCTCAAg TTCTTGGCGTGGAACAGCCCAGCAGTGGTGTCTGATTTTGTGGATCTGCTGCCATCTCTGGTGACAGCTGGTACTGCAGTGGAGCTTCTCCATACTCTGCTGGACCTGCCCTGTCTCTCTGCTACACTGGTCCTGCAGCACAG GTCAGTGTGTTTGCCCATCTCTGACGCTGGCGGACGCAGCCTTATTTCCCTGGATGCGTTTCGAAGCCCGGCATTTCGAGgacttttccttttcctgcttcGAGAGGAATCGGGCTCAG GTGACACAATTGACAGACTGAGCACGCTCCATGAGCGCCTCGCTGAGGCAGCTGACTGGCCAAGAGTTGTTCAGTGTGCTAAGACTGTTCCTGTGCTGTTACACATTTTTTTCAACACAGTTGTTACG gtGGCTGATCAGAAGCTTTTGGCTCACCTGATTCTGGTGATGCTGGAGAGAAGTAGCCTCCTCCTCAACGTCCCTACATACGTCAGAGATGTCCACAG GGTGTTCAGCTGCCACCTGCTCAGGCTGTGTAAGCAGCAGCCCTCACTGGTAGTGGACCAGTCCCACGAGCTGCTGGAGTTTGCCGGAGCCACCGCCAACGTCTACAGCAAAGAGGAAATGTACACACACGTG GTGTGGGTGCTGGGCGAGTACCTCTCTGTGTCATGTGACTCTCGCTGCTCAGTGAGGCTCATCACGTCCTGTTTTGAGACGCTGGAGGCGGTGCTGTTTGAGATAACGTCTTCCACGCAGCCGTCGGGGTCGCTTCATCCTGCCCCTAGGGTCATCACCACCCTAATGAGCGCTCTTGCTAAGCTGGCGTCACGGTCACATGACCTCATACCCAG ggtgtctctcttcctctccaagCTAAGATCGGTAACTAGAAATGGCCCCGTCGCCTGGTGCTCGGATGAGGATGACCTCGTTGCCATAGTAACGCGAGGCGAGGAGCTGTGGTCGCTGCTGAAGACCCCTGGTGTGGCGCAGAGCGTCCTGTCCCCGTCTGCACATGTCAACACGCCACAGTGGCACAGAGACGCCAACGTGTCCATGCCCCTGCAAATGCGAGCTCTCACCAGCCTCACGCAGTCACAGACGGCGTGA
- the ap5z1 gene encoding AP-5 complex subunit zeta-1 isoform X2 has translation MYSHGSESLIKQAREIQEPELQKFYSRLVKLLQTKDLSHEAVDSLQRLHVILFATKFTRRLTSELQRRLLSLLSAPTELIQVLCSAVLRETLPLSGQELSYNQENISQLNSHVAALLLSRAGSRTELSSFCAQLLRSLECRQSEGPSHMFMHILPVLNAILTQSPECLTEDHVTLLSKKLVDWLRYASITQGGGASVGGFFTGPRSRQPVPIAELDGTVSGDFFTVLCVGQGFTEDQWMNVYSFSMLRNWLLTYHFVSTGIATADTDDRSEVDGSVVSMVSATSSSSRLLPPKERLREKAFQYCQRLIEQSDRKTHRRIDTELQKVCLVEAVCILDCVCVQDASLVYRTFPCIKALFGRLSSDLSFARVLLPIAQFYLNHGEMAAVDCESVWKLVFGRFPAELFNDPFLAHELLRFLRLNLESLQLRVPQFTRSFPNLLKFLAWNSPAVVSDFVDLLPSLVTAGTAVELLHTLLDLPCLSATLVLQHRSVCLPISDAGGRSLISLDAFRSPAFRGLFLFLLREESGSGDTIDRLSTLHERLAEAADWPRVVQCAKTVPVLLHIFFNTVVTVADQKLLAHLILVMLERSSLLLNVPTYVRDVHRVFSCHLLRLCKQQPSLVVDQSHELLEFAGATANVYSKEEMYTHVVWVLGEYLSVSCDSRCSVRLITSCFETLEAVLFEITSSTQPSGSLHPAPRVITTLMSALAKLASRSHDLIPRVSLFLSKLRSVTRNGPVAWCSDEDDLVAIVTRGEELWSLLKTPGVAQSVLSPSAHVNTPQWHRDANVSMPLQMRALTSLTQSQTA, from the exons ATGTACTCTCACGGTTCAGAGAGTTTAATTAAACAAGCCAG GGAGATTCAGGAGCCTGAGCTGCAGAAGTTCTACAGCCGcttggtgaagctgctgcagacgaaGGATCTCAGTCACGAGGCGGTGGACTCTCTGCAGAGGCTGCACGTTATCCTGTTTGCCACCAAATTCACCAGAAG GTTGACTTCAGAGCTTCAGAGGAGACTTTTATCGCTGCTCTCGGCACCAACAGAGCTGATTCAGGTGCTTTGCTCGGCTGTGCTCAGAGAAACGCTGCCTCTCTCTGGTCAGGAACTGAGCTACAACCAGGAGAACATTAGTCAGCTGAACAGCCATGTAGCGGCACTGCTCCTCTCACGG GCTGGATCTAGGACCGAGCTATCGTCTTTCTGCGCTCAGCTCCTTCGTAGCCTGGAATGCCGTCAATCAGAAGGGCCATCTCACATGTTCATGCACATCCTTCCGGTCCTCAACGCGATCCTGACGCAGAGCCCTGAGTGCCTCACTGAGG ATCACGTAACCCTGCTCAGTAAGAAGCTTGTTGATTGGCTGCGTTATGCGAGCATCACACAGGGAGGTGGAGCTTCCGTTGGAGGGTTTTTCACAGGACCCAGATCACGTCAG CCGGTGCCTATAGCAGAGCTGGATGGCACAGTGTCTGGGGACTTCTTCACAGTGCTGTGTGTGGGCCAAGGCTTCACTGAGGACCAGTGGATGAATGTTTATTCCTTTTCCATGCTGCGCAACTGGCTTCTCACCTACCACTTTGTTTCCACTGGTATCGCCACAGCTGACACTG ACGACCGATCGGAGGTGGACGGATCAGTGGTTTCCATGGTTTCTGCAACTTCCTCCTCCAGCCGACTGTTGCCCCCAAAGGAGCGCCTGAGAGAAAAGGCTTTCCAGTACTGCCAGCGGCTCATCGAACAGAGCGACCGCA aGACTCACAGGAGGAtagacacagagctgcagaaagtG TGCCTGGTGGAGGCTGTGTGCAtcctggactgtgtgtgtgtacaagacGCCTCGCTGGTTTACCGGACCTTCCCGTGCATTAAGGCGCTCTTTGGTCGGCTCAGCTCAGACCTGTCCTTTGCCAGAGTCCTTCTGCCCATAGCACAGTTCTACCTCAACCATG GTGAGATGGCAGCAGTGGATTGTGAGAGTGTGTGGAAGCTGGTGTTTGGCCGATTCCCTGCCGAGCTGTTCAATGACCCTTTCCTGGCACACGAGCTCCTGCGCTTCCTGCGCCTGAACCTTGAGAGCCTGCAGCTCCGAGTGCCACAGTTCACACGCTCCTTCCCAAACCTTCTCAAg TTCTTGGCGTGGAACAGCCCAGCAGTGGTGTCTGATTTTGTGGATCTGCTGCCATCTCTGGTGACAGCTGGTACTGCAGTGGAGCTTCTCCATACTCTGCTGGACCTGCCCTGTCTCTCTGCTACACTGGTCCTGCAGCACAG GTCAGTGTGTTTGCCCATCTCTGACGCTGGCGGACGCAGCCTTATTTCCCTGGATGCGTTTCGAAGCCCGGCATTTCGAGgacttttccttttcctgcttcGAGAGGAATCGGGCTCAG GTGACACAATTGACAGACTGAGCACGCTCCATGAGCGCCTCGCTGAGGCAGCTGACTGGCCAAGAGTTGTTCAGTGTGCTAAGACTGTTCCTGTGCTGTTACACATTTTTTTCAACACAGTTGTTACG gtGGCTGATCAGAAGCTTTTGGCTCACCTGATTCTGGTGATGCTGGAGAGAAGTAGCCTCCTCCTCAACGTCCCTACATACGTCAGAGATGTCCACAG GGTGTTCAGCTGCCACCTGCTCAGGCTGTGTAAGCAGCAGCCCTCACTGGTAGTGGACCAGTCCCACGAGCTGCTGGAGTTTGCCGGAGCCACCGCCAACGTCTACAGCAAAGAGGAAATGTACACACACGTG GTGTGGGTGCTGGGCGAGTACCTCTCTGTGTCATGTGACTCTCGCTGCTCAGTGAGGCTCATCACGTCCTGTTTTGAGACGCTGGAGGCGGTGCTGTTTGAGATAACGTCTTCCACGCAGCCGTCGGGGTCGCTTCATCCTGCCCCTAGGGTCATCACCACCCTAATGAGCGCTCTTGCTAAGCTGGCGTCACGGTCACATGACCTCATACCCAG ggtgtctctcttcctctccaagCTAAGATCGGTAACTAGAAATGGCCCCGTCGCCTGGTGCTCGGATGAGGATGACCTCGTTGCCATAGTAACGCGAGGCGAGGAGCTGTGGTCGCTGCTGAAGACCCCTGGTGTGGCGCAGAGCGTCCTGTCCCCGTCTGCACATGTCAACACGCCACAGTGGCACAGAGACGCCAACGTGTCCATGCCCCTGCAAATGCGAGCTCTCACCAGCCTCACGCAGTCACAGACGGCGTGA